One segment of Pseudoalteromonas rubra DNA contains the following:
- the queF gene encoding NADPH-dependent 7-cyano-7-deazaguanine reductase QueF (Catalyzes the NADPH-dependent reduction of 7-cyano-7-deazaguanine (preQ0) to 7-aminomethyl-7-deazaguanine (preQ1) in queuosine biosynthesis), translating to MTDYNNAPELKASVLGKTTEYASQYEPSLLHPIARKLNRDQIAVDEQALLFFGEDIWHGYELSWLNTKGKPQVAIARFVFPCQSSHIIESKSFKLYLNSFNQSQFASFEAVRDTLQQDLSKAAQCDVTVTLYGPDDHNCLPFSALPGECIDELDITVDDYSPRDGLLTQENDQQVSETLHSHLLKSNCLITSQPDWASIVIRYEGAKICRESLLRYLISFRDHNEFHEQCVERIYCDLLRALNPAKLEVYARYTRRGGLDINPFRSSEQNQTTFNVRINRQ from the coding sequence ATGACAGACTACAATAACGCCCCGGAGTTAAAAGCCTCTGTGCTGGGTAAAACCACCGAATACGCCAGTCAGTACGAGCCAAGCTTGCTTCACCCTATCGCGCGCAAGCTTAATCGTGATCAGATAGCCGTTGATGAGCAGGCATTGCTATTTTTTGGTGAAGATATCTGGCATGGTTATGAGCTGTCCTGGCTGAATACAAAAGGTAAACCCCAGGTGGCCATCGCCCGGTTTGTGTTCCCTTGCCAGAGCAGTCATATTATCGAGTCTAAGTCATTTAAACTTTATCTGAACAGCTTCAATCAGAGTCAATTCGCCAGCTTTGAGGCGGTACGTGACACATTACAGCAGGATCTCTCCAAAGCGGCCCAGTGCGATGTTACAGTGACCTTGTACGGCCCTGACGACCACAACTGCCTGCCATTTTCAGCCCTGCCTGGAGAGTGCATTGATGAACTAGACATTACTGTGGATGATTACAGCCCGCGCGATGGCTTATTAACTCAGGAAAACGACCAGCAAGTGAGTGAAACCCTGCACAGCCACTTGTTAAAGTCTAACTGCCTGATCACCTCTCAGCCAGACTGGGCAAGTATTGTTATCCGCTATGAAGGGGCGAAAATCTGTCGTGAATCATTGCTACGTTACCTGATCTCATTTCGTGACCACAATGAATTTCATGAACAGTGTGTAGAGCGCATCTACTGCGATCTGCTGCGCGCGCTCAACCCCGCCAAGCTGGAAGTGTATGCACGTTATACGCGTCGTGGTGGCCTGGACATCAATCCGTTCCGTTCCAGCGAACAAAATCAGACCACCTTTAATGTCCGGATCAATCGTCAGTAA
- a CDS encoding peptidylprolyl isomerase — translation MSTAALLLLALTACQATDKLAQTDSVNVPQTTPAPAEIIAQAGDADWRSVPLEHILKITLPTGPVYVELNPQLAPGHVENIKALAREDFYRDLTMYRFVEGFVAQGGDQSDEKHPLKGSKTIPAELFLATAEPQEITPLNLVDGYAPRTGFLNGFAVAQNDKGTRTWQTHCPGTFAMARQNSADSGGSEFYFTLTAQRYLDLNTTVFGRVLAGMEHVQRLHRQPEENQPFNPILGVEVLADIQRTDKQRFRVFNTHSHAFRALIEARKNRPEAWFLHQANHTDVCAVSVPIEAFTDD, via the coding sequence ATGAGCACAGCAGCGCTGTTGCTCCTCGCACTCACTGCCTGTCAGGCAACCGACAAACTGGCACAAACTGATAGTGTTAATGTACCTCAGACGACACCAGCCCCTGCAGAGATCATCGCACAGGCAGGCGATGCGGATTGGCGGTCAGTACCATTGGAGCACATCCTTAAGATCACTTTGCCAACGGGGCCCGTTTATGTCGAACTAAACCCGCAGCTGGCGCCAGGCCATGTGGAAAATATTAAAGCGCTGGCGCGAGAGGACTTTTACCGTGACTTGACTATGTATCGCTTTGTTGAAGGTTTTGTCGCACAGGGCGGAGATCAGAGCGACGAGAAACACCCACTCAAGGGGTCAAAAACTATTCCGGCTGAGCTTTTCCTGGCAACCGCAGAGCCTCAGGAGATCACTCCCTTAAACCTGGTCGATGGTTATGCACCACGGACCGGGTTTTTAAATGGGTTTGCCGTAGCACAGAACGACAAAGGGACACGTACCTGGCAGACCCATTGTCCGGGTACTTTTGCGATGGCGCGGCAAAATAGCGCTGATAGCGGGGGCAGTGAATTCTATTTCACATTAACAGCACAACGGTATCTGGATTTAAATACCACGGTTTTTGGCCGAGTGTTAGCTGGTATGGAACATGTGCAACGATTGCACAGACAACCTGAAGAAAACCAGCCTTTTAACCCTATTCTTGGCGTTGAGGTATTGGCGGATATTCAGCGTACCGACAAGCAACGTTTTCGGGTGTTCAATACCCATAGTCACGCATTTCGGGCTTTGATTGAAGCGCGCAAGAATCGCCCTGAAGCCTGGTTTTTACACCAGGCCAATCACACCGATGTTTGCGCGGTCAGTGTGCCGATTGAAGCGTTTACTGACGATTGA